accaagtcgaagggtcaatgacgttgccggcgagcttcacgctccaaggtgccggcacaccacgctcttgttttggttcgctaatgaaccacagcacaaaggctcgaagccttgcaatctcactcactaagagctaatcctttacacaacactctcaaagtgtgctaagggctaaggatatgatcttgatgcttttgtatggcttggagatgttcttgggtgtgtgtgggatgtccagcaactccaacaatcttcaaatggtcggggtgaggcatatatataggccaccaagtcttgtagccgttgctccaacggtcagcagaaaaactgcgtatcatcggatgaaccgatgcctctggcaggggtagcgtcggttcatccggtcactctaatacccgaagtagccgttgaacttctgactgctgacacagtgaccaccggttgaaccgatgtttgtccgtcggttaaaccggtcactcacagccttcttctcttctgctgacgtcaatgcaccgacgcaatactccgatgcaccgtcggttgaaccggtgctgaagaaacttctcctgggcacttgacatcgtctctggtacacagtacgcccaatgcaccgatgccctttcttggaccgtcggttcaaccggtgcctataggctgacttggcttcgattccctcctgcaccaaacattatagcgtcggttcttccgacaatcgtcggatgcaccgatgcttaggcaccaaacatcatagcggaacccccgtaggggcggcccttcgggccttgctacgcctatcttctctttctttttgtcatcacttgaacctaaaagcctgagaatggtcatcttaacaatcatattagtccaagtgttgtgttgtcatttgatcaccaaaatcactcgaaatggcataaatggtgccacgTTCGTTTCAGACCAGAGAACGAAACCGAGATCCTGAGCATGTGTTAATCACCCTTGACAGGTGGCAAGTGCTATGATAGCATTTTGAGGCATGCGAAAATTCACCATGAGCAGAAATAGGCCGCAATGAACTACTAATTAAAGAGCTCATATGATCTTAATGAAGTTGAATTAGCACGAGAACAATGGGAgtggttgaattcaaaagaGAAGTTGAGCAAGTCGACTAAAGGCAACTCCGACTAATCATTAATGCCACTTCTTTGACATCATTTGTGTAGTACAGTTATCTAAACATGCTGGATTCAGAGTATAGAAAGAAAGGCAAAGCATCTGCACCTGATCAACGAGCTCACATTCACATGTAACAAACAATTGAATGAACCTAGTCCTACATCCATGTGCCTATGAGAGAACCATGAGCCAAATTATTCCAGTTCACAACTCATCCAACATATCGAAATGGGAAGTTGCTCCCAATTTCTTGTAATTTTGTATTTCATAGCAGAGTCACTCTTCTTTATCTTTGTTTTCACATCAAGATCAGTACAAACAAAACGAGGAAAATTTTATAACTCACTAAGCTAAGGAAGCAAGCAAGGAATAGATCCATAAATCTACAACGCTACCACGACTAATAGAACAGTACTGCGAGGCGCTCAGCACTCTAGTGGGCGGCGACCACCATGTCAGACGAGCTCAGGAACTCGATAACCGCCTCGACGGGCAGATCGGGGCTCGGGGGCGGCGGGGAGAAGAACACCGCGTGCTTGGCCGCCGCGAGCTTCTTCCGCTGGGGGCAGCGTGGCGCGAGGAGCCTGGAAACGGGCACGAAGTACggtacggcggcgccgccctcgccgtcgccagcaggaggaggaggcggcggtgacgcgggggacgccggcgccggcgatgaCGGCGGGGGCAGGCGGGAGGAGCGACTCCCGCGGCGGAGCCTGGCGTCGCGGAGTCGGGCGAGGGCGCCGGGGCGGAGGAACCGGTGGTGGtcgccgctggcggcggcgggccgggagCGAGTGGCTGCCATGTGGGTCCCGGGTGTCGGCGAGGGATGGATAGCAAGATGGATGGATGAGATGGGCGCTTGCTTGCTGTGGAGACGAGGGCGGGGGGTATTTGAAGGGGGCTAGGGCTGAGCGGGAGGCGCGAGCTTTGGGAGGGAAAAGTTTCGGCCGAAATACTACGGTTACCGCGTCTTCCCAGTTGTTGCCCTCTCTGGACCAATGCCAGTGGGGCCAGATTTACTAGGGCCCACATGGCGGTGGGATTGTTTGCTCACTGTTTTGCAGGGAAGTTGGTGGGGGAACGGGTGCGCTCGCGGTTTGAAACGGGAGCGGCGGCTGGCGCGTGGCGCGTGAGGTCGGCGGCCAGATCAGCGATCGGCAGGGCCGCATCGGATGCAATGGGCCGGGTAACCAGAGAAGTTGGATCAGACAGAAGTCTCGTTTGTTTCCGAGCCGAATTCATGGTAAGCTTAAAATGGTTTCCAAATTGAGCCAgctttgtttcctttttccttttctttttgcatcTGTTGTGACTAACCATTATACTTGTACACATACACTACCCGGCATTAGTACATTGGATCGCTCAGACACGGTCCATGCAAAAGTCATAATTTAGAAACCTCACTGATCTGTTAGTTATGATGTGAATCACCACCTACTTCGATGGCAAGTGGCAAGGCATATTTGATGTAATTATCATGCGAATGGGGAGTAAACTAGCAGATGAACATGCCTAGCAAAACTCAAAGTGCCAATGTGCCATGGATTATCAGACAAATACAAAAGCCCGAGCCCAGGTGCACGGAGCTTGAAGTTTTTACGAACTGTTGAGGAGTCCAGATCTAACAGTTTAAAAATAAGAGAAACGTTATAAAGAGCTAAACATGTGGGCCAGGAACTATATTTTGAAATCAACAGAGTAGAAATAGAGTAAAAACACTGTGAAACAGCTTAGAGAATGTACATATCCGGGGATGCAATAATTTGTCTGAACATCGCTGCTTGTATGTGTCTGTATTATACATCATGATGGATCTCACCATAGCCTATAACATGGAACCATTACCTCAAAACTAAAGTAAGATACAGAAGCAGCAAGGCTCCAAAACCGGCCCCCAAAGGCCGGCCTTGTCCCCGTTTTCTAGTCCTTGTTGTACATGCATTACAGGTTACTCTAAAACACGGAAAAGGAAGCATCTAAGTACTCTTGACATTATTCCTTGGATTAAATTCTAGGTTTACAATGTTTCACCTTCTGGTTCTGTCCACTCTAGATCTTCTGCTTGAGCACCTGCCGGAGCTGGACTTTCTGGCTCTCCATCCGTGCCTCCATGAGCTTTGCCTTCAAGCTGTGCTTCTGGGACGTCCGAGGGTACTCTATACAGCCCTTGAAGCCACGGTTGAATTGAATGTTCATCGAGTCTGGGGAGCTCCATTGCCCAACACTCGGTGGACTGAGTCCTATTTCCTGAATGCCACTTTCAACGGTGGAGTAAGTCCCGACTGACAGTCGTACATTTGATGATCTCGCATTTACCGTTTCAACGGCATCTTTCTTGCATATCTCACTGTTCTTTGGGCGGGACGACTTCCAGAGCTTTGATATGGCTGATTCTTTCTTCTTGGGTTGGTTCATGTTTGTCAGGTATGCATCAGTCAAGTCATCCTTTAGCTTCTCATTCCCCCTGTACTCGAAATCATTTCCACTTTTCCAAGAAATGCTTCCATCACAGATCTTGTTGTTGACTGATGATTCGCTTCCATCAGGTGAACCACTTGAACCCTGCATATCTTCATGGCTTATTGTCTCCCAGCTGCTGCCATCTTCAGTGTCGCTTTCATCTTGCGGACTTTTATTTGAGTACACCTTGGCTTTCTTTTCAAGGAATATATCTGTCATTGGGCTAGCCTCTTGAATTTCTGATTCACATTTGGCAGAGTTATTCTGGTAGCATGGTTCAATCTCCTTGATGACAGGCTCCTCACTTGGACGCAGCTCCTCGAAAATGGAAAATATGTCTTCTGAGGCTGCGGGTGGCTCATATCTGAATTCAGCATCTTGGGCTCTGACTGACTTGATTGCCTGTATTATGTTCTCTGCTTCTTCTACTACCGTGATGTCTCCGTTAGCACAGCTGCATGAGGCAATAAAAGCCTCAACATCCTGTTGCAGTTTGCTCAGCTGTGCATATTTGGCATCAAGAGTAAGTTTTGCATCAACAAGCTTCATCTGCACCCGTTCTTCGCGCCACACCTCAGCCATCTGCAGCATCTTCCGCTCCTCATCTACCTCCTCCCGCAGTTTCAGGGAGTCCTGTTTCAAGGCCTCAATCTCAGCTTTGTCTTCCTCCACCTCTCTTGCCAGCTCATTGCACACCTCCTCAGTGAGCTCACGCGCCTTTCTTTCTGTTTCATACTCTTGTAACAGCTGCTTCGCTGACATCTTGGCCTCCTTCAACTCATTAACGAGCTTCAAGTTTATCATTTCCAACCGCCTCCGGTTTTTCTTCTCGTGGTCAAGGTCCGCCTTCATATCTTCAAGTATAGCACGGACCTTCTCATGCTCTCTATTCCGCCAAGCTGCTTTCTCCTCCGCGAGTTTCTTGAACAAGTGGTCAAGTTTCTTCTTAGCTGACCGTCGCTCAGTTTCCAGCTCACTTACCCTATCACGTGCTTGCTGGAGCTCCATCTGGAGGTTAGCAACATAAGTTGTGTCTTGCTGCTCATCAAGAAGGTTTAGCTGGCTGGCTATCAGATAGGCATCATGTGATTCCATTCCTTTTATGTTCTCAGGCTCCCATTTTGTTGCTTTCTCCATGGTAGTGGAAGTAGCATGAAGTTGTACCTGCATAGTTTTGCTGTGTCAAAGACCTTACAGCCGATACACGCAAATGTAGTTAATATTTTGGTAGGTTCTTTCCCTCACCTTGTGGAGCTCTCCACTCTTCCGTTCCAAAACAGAAATGGGGCTTGAAACCTCATTCTTCAGATTCTGGTGATGACCCAAAGTGTTCTGTTTGAGAAGCTGGACTTGTAGATGCCTTGGGATATGCTGTCAAACAGACACACGAGACAAATAAGACACGACACATGAGACAAATAAGACACGCCAGACCGCCAACAAATTCATCGcatttaataaaaaaatctatttgcaaGGTAAGTTAAATTTTCAGTTGTTCCATGAATTCATCATatcttatataaaaaatatattattggGACAGTAAGTTATACACTCAGTTGTTCCATGATCAAGCAGATCTGAGCAGCACCAGATCTGTATATGTTCATGTTACTGTTATGTACCCTAACTTGATGAAAGGGACACACAAGGTCTTACATCATcatgcacattttttttttagaaaatgtgaATTTCAGTAGACATTATGAAAGAACAAAGAGAATCTAAAGGGTCCCAAACAATCATAACATGGAGACTCCTCCCAATCTGAATCACATACAGAGAACCCATACCTATAGCGTTGGTAACATCGTCACATTTGTTAGCTAGCATTTTCATCCCAACCTAAGGCACAGAATTGAAGCCCCTTCAGTTGGAGCTAGCTAGGATAGTCTCCACTAGCATGAGACAAGCAACTAAACAGGACCACGTGCTGCTGAACCCGGCGTTTGTTGCTGCACGGCACAAGAGTTGAGAGCCATTTTGGCCCGTTCAAAAGCTCAGAACCCTTCCAATCCTTTCACGATCCGAtccaaattctttttttttttttgaagaaagatCCGATCCAAATTTCAAGCTCTCCTCTTTCCACGCACATATCAATCCGGTAAAAACGAAGCTGTGCGCCTGTGCCCTTGTGCTGACGGCCAACCATAAACGGCTAAGACGCACGAGCAGCGCATTTGTGGTTGCACGGGCAGAGGGGCATGGAGACTCGGAGAGGATCCGATGCCTGGGCCCCTCTACTAGCTCAGGAATCACATGAGGAGATCCCAGCACAGGGGAGGGGGAGTGCTGCGCTTTCCGGATGGATAAATTTATGGGAAGGCGATCACGGCCGTCGAACTGTGGCTGCTGCACGGCCGCCTTCATAAATGGCCATGCTTCATTGTAACGCATCTAACGTCCAGGCCAGTACTTAAATGCGTCGACACGGCAAGGCAATCGTCAGTGTTACTGCTCAGGCTTCAGTGAGGAGACTCGGTTCGTACTAGATTTGACTTGGCTAATCGAGTTTAGGCGGATTAGGCAGCTCAACTTGTAAACAGGTAAAGGGTAATTAGCAGTCTCCTAGAGCACCAAGCTTAGCATGCATTGACTACAAATATCTGTATTTGAGGTTTAAAAAATCATATAGAAGTAGGAAAAAAAGGGGAAAATATCATTGGATAGCACATTTCGTTCTCTAAACACCAAAATGATTTAGCTTCAAGAGGTAAGGTGCCACCGTCCACTAGGACTAAAAAAAACAGCATGAGCTCACAGAGCACAAGCTCGGCGCCTCCGGTTTGCTCCATCCCAAGTCGCCAACAGCAAGACGGAACACGGAACGAACCAAACTGGAAACCAGATGCGGAGAAGCGCACCGTGCGTGCACACGTACCTCGACACCGACGTGGACCCTCCTCTCGGCGGCTCCGGGCGCGCCCCCGGGCACCGCCTCGGGCTGGCGCAGCCGCCACACCCCGGCCGCGAGCCTCCGCACCGACACCTCCCTCGCTTGCTTCTCCCGCGCGCTGGCCCCCGCTTCCTCGACGCCACCCAGCTTCCTCCCGtcaccgcggccgccgccgcccacgcccacgTCCCATTTCAGCAGCGGCGTCGCgggcccgctccgccgcccgccgccgggcgcgctcgccgacgccgaggccttcaccggccgccgccgcagccgccgtggCGTCCGGAgcgacggcgccgcggccggggcgggagcggcggtggcggagcggtTCCTGGAGCTCATCTGCGGCGGTTACGGCTCGGGgcggcccgcgccggcggcagcaTCGGAGTGGAGCAGACCGGCAGGCAGGCAGAGAGCGAGGCGAGGAGGCGCGAGGCGCACGCGGAGGCGGAGCACGGGAACAGCGTGGAAGCGCAGCGGGGTGGACCGGAGAGAGACGTTGgaggtggtggggggggggggggggggggggggtcgggaAATGGGAGCGCAAGCCAAGCGGGGAAGCCAAGGACGGATTTGGGGCTGGCCTAGGGGCGCTTTGGGGATTTCGTCCCGGGCTTCTGTCCGCTACTGTGGTGTGTGGGGATATACTGTGGTCTCGTGATCCTTGCAGGTGGGTGCtgttgctgcagcctgcagggcaGCGAGCTGGTATACTGGAGATTTGCCATCAGGCTGCGGGAGAATTCTGAATGAATTTACAGTCACTCAGTTCGGCAGCCAGCTCCAGATCATTGCGTTCGGCAGCCAGCTCTAGCTCTAGTCCAacagtaattttctctcacactactaCAACCACCAGCTTTAGCTCCAttcagcccaacagtatttttctctcacaccatttcAGCTCTAGCCTCCAGCTTTAGCCTGCCGAACACAGTAACTGGAAAAAAGTTTTTCAatggatatcttgaagaaaaaAGTTTCTTCAAGGGAAAAAAGTTAAATCAGTCCATTTTTCAATGGATATCTCGAAAGAAAAACATCTCCGTGGTCCTAACTCGTAAAAGAGGATCTTGCTTTGTTTACATTGCTCGGCGGTGCTGATCTGATTGGAAAACCAAACATACTGCtgaccgccgcctcctccctgtcGGCGGAAATTGCACGATTGGACAGATCGGAGGGCGTCAGACAATTAACCACATCAGTCTACTGTCGAGAGGCCATGCGTCTGGTCCCACCTCATGACGCACCCCCCGGCACGAGACGAGACACACtacacaccaccgccgccagagTCACCTCCAAAACGGAGGGCAATAACGGAACAGCCCCCCACGGTGCCCCTGCCTGCTCCCCCACGTTCCGTCGAATCCGTCCCATCCAATCCAAGTATCCAACCCGccccgccgggcgccggccatggcgtcgCTGCGCTCTCCACTCCAGATCCGAACGCCCACCACGCCGGCCCCGCCTGCCCGTCCGGGGTTAGCCCGGCGACCGCCCAcgtggccgccgcgcgcacggGCGCCGCGCTGTCCGGTGttcgggcgcgggcgcgggcgcgggcgcgggcgcgcgcggggagggAACACCGCACCGGAACAGGGAAGGCATCCGAGGGGCGGA
This sequence is a window from Panicum virgatum strain AP13 chromosome 7K, P.virgatum_v5, whole genome shotgun sequence. Protein-coding genes within it:
- the LOC120643127 gene encoding formin-like protein 5, whose product is MAATRSRPAAASGDHHRFLRPGALARLRDARLRRGSRSSRLPPPSSPAPASPASPPPPPPAGDGEGGAAVPYFVPVSRLLAPRCPQRKKLAAAKHAVFFSPPPPSPDLPVEAVIEFLSSSDMVVAAH
- the LOC120641841 gene encoding uncharacterized protein LOC120641841, giving the protein MSSRNRSATAAPAPAAAPSLRTPRRLRRRPVKASASASAPGGGRRSGPATPLLKWDVGVGGGGRGDGRKLGGVEEAGASAREKQAREVSVRRLAAGVWRLRQPEAVPGGAPGAAERRVHVGVEHIPRHLQVQLLKQNTLGHHQNLKNEVSSPISVLERKSGELHKVQLHATSTTMEKATKWEPENIKGMESHDAYLIASQLNLLDEQQDTTYVANLQMELQQARDRVSELETERRSAKKKLDHLFKKLAEEKAAWRNREHEKVRAILEDMKADLDHEKKNRRRLEMINLKLVNELKEAKMSAKQLLQEYETERKARELTEEVCNELAREVEEDKAEIEALKQDSLKLREEVDEERKMLQMAEVWREERVQMKLVDAKLTLDAKYAQLSKLQQDVEAFIASCSCANGDITVVEEAENIIQAIKSVRAQDAEFRYEPPAASEDIFSIFEELRPSEEPVIKEIEPCYQNNSAKCESEIQEASPMTDIFLEKKAKVYSNKSPQDESDTEDGSSWETISHEDMQGSSGSPDGSESSVNNKICDGSISWKSGNDFEYRGNEKLKDDLTDAYLTNMNQPKKKESAISKLWKSSRPKNSEICKKDAVETVNARSSNVRLSVGTYSTVESGIQEIGLSPPSVGQWSSPDSMNIQFNRGFKGCIEYPRTSQKHSLKAKLMEARMESQKVQLRQVLKQKI